A genomic region of Zea mays cultivar B73 chromosome 6, Zm-B73-REFERENCE-NAM-5.0, whole genome shotgun sequence contains the following coding sequences:
- the LOC109940548 gene encoding uncharacterized protein, protein MRVDIRIKDWRKVPTVVKSNLWEDVSKKFVMPMDETHTLNVKKVALKSMSHAWKDFKWKLNINYVKKDKTPFEDYPELKKEWWPDFVEWVTFDEYIALGEKGKQSQSMNKFRQKLGRRSYTVQKRKWAMEDAQALTEGKSIPFQDMPDGRHKDWARARNPSGDVNITESHPIIKKIVDLNEKSVAGTFTPLDNMDILATAIGSNHPGRTTGVSAYVGLGMGLAQGDGPRKKKRRTTKEYVKRIVDEYEAKFEKLTALCQSMERRLNNSESCSSSKFVDTPNHATHHSVDSLQVTSCTCSTYDLSDYKINVPLIFCIFP, encoded by the exons ATGCGTGTTGATATTAGGATAAAGGATTGGCGAAAAGTGCCTACAGTGGTAAAATCAAACCTATGGGAGGATGTTTCAAAGAAATTTGTCATGCCAATGGATGAAACCCATACCCTCAATGTGAAGAAGGTCGCTTTGAAATCTATGA GCCATGCATGGAAGGATTTCAAGTGGAAACTAAATATAAATTATGTCAAGAAGGACAAAACTCCATTTGAGGACTATCCAGAACTCAAGAAAGAGTGGTGGCCAGACTTTGTGGAGTGGGTTACCTTTGATGAGTATATTGCTCTAGGAGAAAAGGGCAAGCAAAGCCAAAGCATGAATAAGTTCCGTCAAAAACTAGGTCGGCGAAGCTATACTGTACAAAAGAGAAAATGGGCAATGGAAGATGCACAAGCATTAACCGAGGGTAAATCTATTCCATTTCAAGACATGCCAGATGGTCGTCATAAGGATTGGGCAAGGGCGAGGAATCCTTCTGGCGATGTGAACATAACAGAGTCGCATCCAATCATAAAGAAAATT GTAGATCTAAATGAAAAGTCAGTAGCTGGTACCTTTACACCATTGGATAATATGGACATACTTGCAACAGCAATAGGGAGTAATCATCCAGGGAGGACAACAGGGGTGAGTGCTTATGTGGGTTTAGGGATGGGTCTTGCTCAAGGTGATGGCCCTCGTAAGAAGAAACGTAGAACAACGAAAGAATATGTCAAGAGGATTGTGGATGAGTACGAGGCCAAGTTTGAGAAACTGACAGCCCTGTGTCAAAGTATGGAGCGTCGATTAAACAATTCTGAGAGTTGCTCATCTTCAAAATTTGTTGATACACCAAACCATGCAACACATCATTCAGTTGACTCATTACAAGTAACTTCATGTACTTGCAGCACATATGACTTATCAGATTACAAAATCAATGTTCCACTAATATTCTGCATTTTCCCTTAA